A window of the Lysinibacillus irui genome harbors these coding sequences:
- a CDS encoding ABC-2 transporter permease → MIGLIVKDLMTIQRQLRSQAYVVLFLLVMAIFMQQSSMLLAVIVFIVTIQAITALTYDEQSSWDKYANTLPISKGDIVLSKYILSVLLMIIGLIIALPIIFLINYFTDHGITTDFFLTFIMIVTLALCLLAVLLPIYIKFGSIKGKMVLIALCFIPGFLLGMFKEYLPNIPFTFLNLKQFMFVTPFAGLLLLWLSSLISTAIYKRKEF, encoded by the coding sequence ATGATAGGTCTTATAGTAAAAGATTTAATGACTATTCAACGTCAATTGAGATCCCAGGCATACGTTGTTCTATTTCTTCTTGTGATGGCGATCTTTATGCAGCAAAGCTCAATGCTGCTGGCTGTTATTGTCTTTATTGTAACGATTCAAGCAATCACAGCTCTTACCTATGATGAGCAAAGTAGCTGGGATAAGTATGCCAATACCCTACCGATTTCTAAAGGGGATATTGTTCTTAGTAAATATATACTGAGTGTATTGCTTATGATCATTGGTCTTATTATTGCACTGCCCATTATATTTCTTATCAACTATTTTACCGATCACGGTATCACTACAGATTTTTTCCTAACATTTATTATGATTGTGACATTGGCTCTCTGTCTGTTAGCTGTATTATTACCTATTTATATTAAATTTGGCTCCATTAAAGGAAAAATGGTTTTGATTGCGCTTTGTTTTATCCCAGGCTTCTTGTTAGGGATGTTTAAAGAGTATCTACCCAATATACCCTTCACTTTTTTAAATCTTAAACAGTTTATGTTTGTAACACCATTTGCCGGTTTATTATTACTTTGGCTATCCTCGTTAATTTCTACAGCCATTTATAAAAGGAAAGAGTTCTAG
- a CDS encoding FecCD family ABC transporter permease translates to MIHTTRSRMIIITTFVVTIVVAIIAVGLGSVHISVPNILTTLLNGRDQEGVYTTIIWDIRLPRVLLALIIGASIAISGALLQAVMGNPLADPGLTGVTSGAAAFVLLILLANPELTHFIPLAAIVGGLIAAAIVYALAWRRTGITPITIILSGVAVNALCGGVIGFLSILYSDRLPSAVQWMNGSLAAKGNASLHMIYLYAIIGWVLSIFAIRKANIIRLGDQVATNLGESVTRIRIMLSILAVFLAAISVAAVGMISFIGLIIPHMARLLVGSDYKYMLPMSMALGAIVLLIADTGGRTLFAPLDIPAGILMAVIGGPYFLYLMRKKAF, encoded by the coding sequence GGTCGGGTTAGGTAGTGTTCATATTTCCGTTCCTAATATTTTAACCACCCTTCTCAATGGACGTGATCAAGAGGGTGTATATACAACAATAATTTGGGATATCCGATTACCTCGGGTGTTATTGGCTTTAATTATTGGTGCAAGTATTGCCATTTCGGGTGCCTTATTGCAGGCAGTCATGGGTAATCCGTTAGCTGATCCTGGATTAACAGGGGTAACAAGCGGGGCAGCAGCCTTTGTATTACTCATCCTTTTAGCAAATCCAGAGTTGACACACTTCATTCCTTTAGCTGCGATTGTGGGCGGATTGATTGCGGCTGCAATCGTTTATGCTCTCGCTTGGAGACGGACAGGCATTACACCCATCACTATTATTTTATCGGGGGTAGCCGTGAATGCTTTATGTGGCGGGGTCATTGGATTTTTATCGATTCTTTATAGTGATCGTTTACCGTCAGCTGTGCAATGGATGAATGGTAGTCTCGCTGCAAAAGGGAATGCATCACTACATATGATTTATTTGTATGCCATCATAGGTTGGGTACTATCCATTTTTGCGATTCGCAAAGCCAATATCATTCGTTTAGGTGATCAGGTGGCGACTAATTTAGGAGAAAGTGTAACGCGTATTCGTATTATGTTATCTATTTTAGCTGTTTTTCTAGCAGCTATTTCAGTCGCTGCAGTTGGTATGATTAGTTTTATCGGATTAATCATACCGCATATGGCTAGATTACTCGTTGGCTCAGACTATAAGTATATGTTGCCGATGAGTATGGCATTAGGGGCGATTGTTTTATTGATTGCCGACACTGGCGGGCGGACATTATTTGCACCACTTGATATTCCAGCAGGTATTTTAATGGCCGTTATTGGTGGACCTTACTTCTTATACTTGATGAGAAAGAAGGCGTTTTAA
- a CDS encoding YlmC/YmxH family sporulation protein has product MLLSEMVDKELIQIEGGVHFGILAHTECLLDVQTGKIHGFEIVKDKLPFQKKKMKVSEMIPWHEIILIGEDRILFNKTSTVQSEYLQ; this is encoded by the coding sequence ATGCTACTATCTGAGATGGTGGATAAAGAATTAATTCAAATTGAGGGTGGCGTACATTTTGGCATTTTAGCACATACAGAATGCCTATTGGATGTGCAAACAGGAAAAATACATGGATTTGAGATTGTGAAAGATAAATTACCATTCCAAAAAAAGAAGATGAAAGTTAGTGAAATGATACCTTGGCATGAAATTATATTAATTGGAGAAGATCGGATTTTATTTAATAAGACATCTACAGTACAATCAGAATATTTACAGTGA
- a CDS encoding ABC transporter ATP-binding protein, which translates to MNAIEIHGLHKIFEGFSLKDVSFSVPQGTVMGFVGENGAGKSTTIKCMLNLLKKEYGEILLFGQDHVEHELSIKNDIGVVFDDLHVPETLNATQLDKIMKKVFQTWDSSYYFERLTQFNVPKRKKIKELSRGMRMKLSIALALSHHPKLLILDEPTSGLDPIIRDEILDLFLAFMQDETHSILFSSHITSDLEKIADYITLIHNGEILLSESKDALLYDYGIFKGSSEEVSVLPEHAIIKKRNGAFGIEALVLKHEVNEAFRLEKPSIEDIMLFFVKGSVSI; encoded by the coding sequence ATGAATGCCATTGAAATTCATGGTCTACATAAGATTTTTGAAGGCTTTTCCCTTAAAGATGTAAGCTTTTCAGTCCCTCAAGGAACGGTAATGGGCTTTGTCGGTGAAAATGGGGCAGGAAAATCAACTACCATTAAATGCATGCTGAATTTATTAAAAAAAGAATATGGCGAAATATTGCTTTTTGGTCAGGATCATGTCGAACATGAGCTATCGATAAAAAACGACATCGGTGTAGTGTTTGACGATTTACATGTACCTGAGACGCTAAATGCGACGCAGCTCGACAAGATTATGAAAAAGGTATTTCAAACGTGGGATTCTAGCTATTACTTTGAACGATTGACTCAATTTAACGTACCAAAGAGGAAGAAGATCAAGGAACTATCACGAGGAATGAGGATGAAGCTGTCGATTGCATTAGCCTTGTCACATCATCCAAAATTATTGATTTTAGACGAACCAACAAGTGGACTAGATCCTATTATTAGGGATGAAATTTTAGATTTATTTTTAGCATTTATGCAGGATGAAACACATAGCATTTTATTTTCTTCTCATATTACAAGCGATTTAGAAAAAATTGCTGACTATATTACGCTCATCCATAATGGTGAAATTTTATTGAGTGAAAGTAAAGACGCTCTATTATATGATTACGGCATTTTCAAAGGGAGTAGTGAGGAAGTAAGCGTATTGCCAGAGCATGCCATTATAAAAAAACGAAATGGAGCATTCGGAATTGAAGCCCTCGTTCTGAAACATGAAGTAAACGAGGCTTTCCGACTCGAAAAACCTTCTATAGAGGATATCATGCTATTTTTTGTGAAAGGTAGTGTTTCAATATGA
- a CDS encoding ABC-2 transporter permease — protein MRALLLQRFVVQKWSLIFAMTLCLLLNFVHFSFVDSPSIGLVIVVISATLVEILYKGDRQVNWEVFVNSLPLSKKAQLQSDFLYCYGLITLLFLFIAPIYFSQPEASTDFLEHFAMYFAYISSAYFLICSQFYIQQLQETEGIRTIRMLTATLLIILLNFVVHYYLSLIAGNLFILVLPTIVSTLISFLTFHKCLHLYTTREIC, from the coding sequence ATGCGAGCATTATTGTTACAAAGATTTGTCGTACAAAAATGGTCTCTCATTTTTGCAATGACCTTATGTCTACTCCTTAATTTTGTTCACTTCTCCTTCGTGGATAGCCCTTCCATTGGTTTGGTGATCGTCGTCATTTCGGCCACACTTGTTGAAATTTTATACAAAGGGGATCGACAAGTAAACTGGGAAGTGTTTGTCAATAGCCTACCTCTGTCAAAAAAGGCGCAATTACAGTCTGATTTCCTTTATTGCTATGGCCTTATTACTCTGCTCTTTCTTTTCATTGCACCAATCTATTTCTCTCAACCTGAAGCTTCTACAGATTTTTTGGAGCATTTTGCTATGTATTTCGCTTATATAAGCAGTGCTTATTTTCTCATCTGTAGTCAATTTTATATTCAGCAACTTCAAGAAACGGAGGGAATACGAACTATCAGAATGCTTACGGCTACCTTGCTGATTATTCTGCTAAACTTTGTTGTTCATTACTATTTATCATTAATAGCTGGAAACTTATTCATCTTAGTGCTCCCAACAATTGTTAGCACCCTCATTAGCTTTCTTACGTTCCATAAATGTCTTCATTTATATACGACAAGAGAAATTTGCTAA
- a CDS encoding HugZ family pyridoxamine 5'-phosphate oxidase yields the protein MPKAIDLEQVKQDYKAFIQNKKNCVLSFVDGEGRPFSSTAPFVRLNGKFYIYISRIAEHYQLMEKSEVVDLICVADEAVTANPFATERARWQCQPKNLGNEGHEEVFAAFDQLFNAKMMTMLRSLDFSLFELTPVAGRYVVGFGKAFTIDIANDKLIHVVIDKK from the coding sequence ATGCCAAAAGCAATCGATTTGGAACAAGTAAAACAGGATTATAAAGCATTTATTCAAAATAAAAAAAATTGTGTATTAAGCTTCGTGGATGGAGAAGGCAGGCCTTTTAGTAGTACAGCCCCTTTTGTACGCCTAAATGGAAAATTTTATATTTATATTAGTCGGATTGCAGAGCATTACCAACTAATGGAGAAGTCAGAAGTAGTCGATTTAATTTGTGTAGCGGATGAAGCAGTAACTGCTAATCCTTTTGCCACAGAGCGAGCACGCTGGCAATGTCAGCCTAAAAATTTGGGCAATGAAGGTCATGAAGAAGTATTTGCAGCCTTTGATCAACTATTTAATGCAAAAATGATGACAATGTTACGTTCACTTGATTTCTCATTATTTGAGTTAACGCCGGTCGCTGGGCGGTATGTCGTGGGATTTGGCAAAGCCTTTACGATTGATATCGCCAATGACAAATTGATACATGTTGTCATTGATAAAAAATAG
- a CDS encoding ABC transporter ATP-binding protein — translation MLKIEQLSISYEQKEVVHDFSFDVKKGEILSIIGPNGSGKSTILKALARMQPYQTGTILFDGENMRRLSSKQIARKMCMLSQQNQAPTDISVKNLVAYGRYPHKKWFERLNAEDEVIIDWALEKTDLSHYKEKPIAALSGGEAQRAWIAMALAQRPEVLLLDEPTTFLDIAHQHEVLELVRELNRDMGMTVVMVLHDLNQASSYSDQIVVVKDGKRAHMGTPDEVMTERMIQHIYRMEAEIQYVSWDSAPRIQLKNTVKA, via the coding sequence ATGTTAAAGATTGAACAGTTATCCATCAGCTATGAACAAAAGGAAGTTGTCCATGACTTTTCTTTTGATGTTAAAAAAGGCGAAATCCTATCCATCATTGGACCGAATGGCTCTGGCAAATCAACGATATTAAAGGCCCTTGCAAGGATGCAGCCGTACCAGACAGGAACTATTTTGTTTGATGGGGAAAATATGCGTCGATTATCCTCAAAACAAATTGCTCGAAAAATGTGTATGCTTAGTCAACAAAATCAAGCCCCAACTGATATATCTGTCAAAAATTTAGTGGCCTATGGTCGTTATCCACATAAAAAGTGGTTTGAGCGCCTCAATGCAGAGGATGAGGTCATTATTGATTGGGCATTAGAAAAAACTGATCTCTCACATTATAAAGAAAAGCCGATTGCTGCCTTGTCTGGGGGAGAAGCACAGCGCGCATGGATTGCCATGGCTTTAGCGCAACGGCCTGAAGTTTTACTATTAGATGAGCCCACGACATTCTTAGATATTGCGCATCAGCATGAAGTGCTAGAATTAGTGCGAGAGCTGAATCGTGACATGGGCATGACTGTTGTGATGGTACTCCATGATTTAAACCAAGCCTCTAGCTATAGTGATCAAATAGTGGTGGTAAAGGATGGTAAACGAGCTCATATGGGTACTCCAGATGAAGTCATGACAGAACGGATGATTCAACACATCTATCGGATGGAAGCGGAAATTCAATATGTTTCATGGGATAGTGCTCCAAGAATTCAATTAAAAAATACGGTCAAAGCTTAG
- a CDS encoding GntR family transcriptional regulator encodes MHIHLSNASDKPIYEQITTQLKEAILANKFQAGDALPSIRALAKDLKISVMTTKRAYADLERDGFIETVAGKGSFVTERNQDFLREELLRQVEEHLQRAVRAAKTAGLSKEEMQELISLLLEEEI; translated from the coding sequence GTGCATATTCATTTAAGTAATGCTAGTGATAAGCCTATTTATGAGCAAATCACCACACAACTCAAAGAGGCCATTCTAGCGAATAAATTTCAAGCAGGTGATGCACTACCATCTATTCGTGCCCTAGCAAAGGATTTAAAAATAAGTGTGATGACGACCAAACGAGCATATGCCGATTTAGAGCGAGATGGCTTCATTGAAACAGTCGCTGGAAAAGGAAGCTTTGTCACCGAACGTAATCAAGATTTTTTACGCGAGGAGTTACTACGTCAGGTGGAGGAACATTTGCAGAGGGCGGTAAGAGCAGCGAAAACAGCTGGTCTTTCTAAAGAAGAAATGCAAGAATTAATATCTTTACTGTTAGAGGAGGAAATTTAA